One Rhodoferax sp. GW822-FHT02A01 genomic window, GACGGCGCAGCCGAAGTGCGCAAGGCCACACTCACCATCCAGCTCGACCCGCGCCACGAACGCCCCCGCAAGCAGGGCATCGAGCAGGAAATCCGCAACGCGCTGGAGCCCATACCGGGCATCCGCAGCAAGGTGGGGCTGGGTGGCTCGGGTGAGAAATATGTGCTCGTGCTCAGCGGCGAGGACCCAGCCACCCTCACCTCGGCCGCACTGGCGGTGGAGAAGGATTTGCGCACCATCCAGGGCCTGGGCAACATTGCCTCCAGCGCCAGCCTGGTCCGGCCCGAAATTGCGGTACGGCCCGACTTTGCCCGTGCCGCCGACCTGGGTGTGACCAGCTCCGCCATTGGCGAGACCCTGCGCATCGCCACGCTGGGCGACTATGACGCGGCCCTGCCCAAACTCAATCTGAGCCAGCGGCAGATTCCCATCGTGGTCAAGCTCGACAGTGCGGCGCGCAGCGACCTGGATTTGCTGGGTCGCCTGAGCGTGCCGGGTGTACGCGGTCCGGTGATGCTCAGCCAAGTGGCCACGCTGGAGGTGGCCGGTGGCCCGGCTGTGATTGACCGTTATGACCGCTCGCGCAACATCAACTTCGACGTGGAACTCTCCGGCCTGCCCCTGGGCGAGGTGGCGGCTGCCGTGCAGAACCTGCCCTCCATCCGCAACCTGCCGCCTGGCGTGGCGGTGCGCGAGGTGGGTGATGCCGAGGTCATGGGCGAACTGTTTGCCAGCTTCGGCTTGGCCATGCTCACCGGCGTGCTGTGCATCTACATCGTGCTGGTGCTGCTGTTCAAGAGCCTGCTGCACCCGGTGACCATCCTGTTTGCCCTGCCCCTGTCGCTGGGCGGCGCCTTCGTGGGGCTGCTGCTGGCGGACAAGAGCTTCTCCATGCCGTCCCTCATCGGGCTGATCATGCTCATGGGCGTGGCTACCAAGAACTCCATCCTGCTGGTGGAGTACGCCATCCTGGCGCGCCGCGAGCACGGCATGAGCCGTTGGGATGCGCTGCTGGACGCCTGCCGCAAGCGGGCCCGCCCCATCATCATGACCACGCTGGCCATGGGTGCGGGCATGATGCCCATTGCCATCGGGCTGGGTGCAGCCGATACCAGCTTCCGGGCGCCCATGGCCATTGCGGTGATCGGCGGCCTGATCACTTCCACCTTCCTGAGCCTTCTGGTGATCCCTGCGGTATTTACCTATGTGGATGACCTTGGGCAATGGACGACGCGCAAATTTGCACGGCCAAGCAAGTAATATGCGGTTGAGAGTTAAAGCGGGGGACGGAGCTTGCATCTGAGCGCCAACAGGCGAGTGGGGAAGCAGGTGTGCCCAACCTGCGTGCCGATACGAATCCGAGATGCCAAGCGACCATTCAGCCACCGAACACTGGAGCAATTCCAAGCCCTTTTCCGAGGAGGACAACCCCTGGAAGCTGGCACTGGAAGGTTCGGGCCTGGGTGTATGGGACTACAACATGGCAACCGGCGAGCAGTCCTTCTCGGCCCGGTGGCAAGAAATTCTGGGTTATGAAGTTGGGGAAGTAAAGCCCAACTTCGAAGCCTTTGTGAGGTTGGTGCATCCCGACGATGTAGCGCTGATGCAACAGACCTTCCGGAATTATCTGGATGGCAAGACGCCTGTCTACACCTTGGACATGCGCATGCGCCACAAGGACGGAAGCTGGCGCTGGATCGTGACGCGCGGGATGGTGGTGCAGCGTGATCCGGAGGGTCAACCGTTGCGGATCATCGGCACCCATACCGACATCACCGACCGCAAGGCGGTGGAAGCCGAGCTGCTGAAGCGGTCCAACCTCCTGCGCGACACGCTCTCAAGCATCAGCCAGGGCATTTTTGTCTTCAATGGACAGATGCAGCTGAGTTCCTTCAACGCGCGGGCGTGCGAGCTCCTGAACCTGGACGCGGAATTCCTTAGCACGCAGCCCACGCTCAAGGAGATGAACCAAAGGCAGATGGACCGCGGCGATTTCGGCCCCAGGCTGGAGTTGGTGGATGACCATGCCCGCAGCTATGTTGCCAGTGGTGGAGAAGCACCCTTGCCCTCGCAATATCTGCGCGTGACAACCCAGGGTCGCACCCTGGAAGTCAAGTCGCAACTGTTGCCCGACGGCGGCATGGTGCGAACTTTTACAGACGTTTCCGACTACGTGCAGGCAAAAAGTGACCGCCTGCGGCTGGACAAGCTGCTGGCTTCCATGCAGTCGCTGGCCCAGGTGGGTGGCTGGGAAGTGGATCTGGTGGCCGATCACGTGTACTGGACCGAGGGCGTCTATCGCATATTCGAAACCTCGGCCCAGGAATACACGCCCACCACGGCCATGGGGACGGTGGAGCGTTTCTTCCTGCCGGAGTCGGTCGCCTTGCTACGCGAGTCCTATTACGGCGACAAGCAGTCCCATGACCTTGAGTTGCAGGCCATTACGACCAAGGGTCGACGCATCTGGCTCCATTCTGTGGGCACCTCGAAAAAGGTTGAGGGAAAGTTGGTGCTGCGCACCTCGGTGATACAGAACATCACCGAAGCCAAGGTCGCCCAGGCTGCCTTGCTGGACACGGAAAACCGCTGGAAACTGGCACTGGAGAGCACGGGCGACGGCGTCTGGGACTGGCACATCTCCACCGGAATCGAATACTTCTCCAAGCGACTGATCGAGATGTACGGTTTTGTCGAAGGCGAGCTCGGCAATACCGCCGAGGAACTGGACCGACGCACCCATCCGGACGACCTGGAACAGATGGAGCTGGACCGGGAAGCCCATTTCAGCGGACAAGCCCCGACCTACCACAATGAGCACCGGGTGCTCTGCAAGGACGGCACCTGGAAGTGGGTATTGAGCCGCGGCATGGTGATCAGCCGTGACGCTGACGGACGCCCACTGCGCATGATTGGCACCCATACCGACATTACCGAGCGCAAGAACGCAGAGGCGCTGATCCGCCAGCAGGCCTTTTTTGACACCCTCACCGGTCTGCCCAACCGGCGCATGCTGCGCTACCGTCTGGAACAGGAAATCAAGCGCTGCCGCCGCGACGGTCTGCAGCTGGCCATCCTGTTCATCGATCTGGACCATTTCAAGGAAGTCAACGACACCCTGGGCCATGACAGCGGCGACCAGTTGCTGGTGGAGGCAGCCACGCGACTCAAGCATTGTGTACGCGACTCCGACACCGTAGCCCGCATGGGCGGTGACGAGTTCACCATCATCCTGACCGACATCTCCAACACCAACCATCTGGAGCCGCTGCTGCAGAAGATCCTGCGCTCCATGGACGCCCTGTTCCAGATTGGTGATGAGCAGGTCTTTGTATCCGCCAGCATCGGCATCACGATGTATCCGCTGGACGCCACCGAAATCGAGGATCTGCTCAAAAATGCCGACCAGGCGCTCTACGTGGCCAAGGGCGAAGGCCGCAACCGCTTCAGCTTTTTCACACCCGCCTTGCAGGAGGCAGCGCAGACCCGGGTACGGCTGGCCAGCGATTTGCGCACCGCGCTCAACGACGGCCAGTTCCGCGTGCTGTACCAGCCCATCATTGAGCTGGGCACCGGTGTCATCCGCAAGGCCGAAGCCCTGATCCGCTGGCAGCACCCCAAGCGCGGCATGGTGAGCCCGGCGGCATTCATTCCGATCGCCGAATCCAGCGGGCTCATCGTGGACATCGGGGACTGGGTGTTCCAGCAGGCCGCAGCCCAGGTGCAGAAATGGCGCCACACCCTGCATCCCGACTTCCAGATCAGCGTCAACCGCTCACCGGTGCAGTTCCGCCACGTTGACACCGGACAGGCGCCCTGGGGAATGCAGATGCAAGCCATGGGCTTGCCGGGTGAAGCACTGGTGGTGGAAATCACCGAAGGTTTGCTGCTCGACACCAGCGAGGTCGTGGGCGAGCAGTTGCTGGCCTTTGGCGATGCCGGCATCAAGGTATCGCTGGACGACTTTGGCACGGGCTATTCGTCCCTGGCCTATCTGCAGAAGTTCGACATCGACTACATCAAGATCGACCAGTCCTTCGTGCGCCACCTGATACCCGACTCCACCGATCTGGCCCTGTGCAAGGCCATCATCGTGATGGCCCATGCGCTGGGCATGAAGGTGATTGCCGAAGGCGTGGAAACCGAACAGCAGCGCCAATTGCTGCTGGAAGCGGGTTGCGACTACGGCCAGGGCTATCTGTTTGCCCGACCGGTCAGTCCAGATGAGCTGGAGACGCTGGTCAAGATCATGTGACCCAGGTGCATGCCCCGGTCTTCTGTTCCAATCCATGCCATGACCCACACCAATGACATCGAACGCCGCCTGGAAGCGCTGGAAATCAAGGCCAGCTTTGCCGAGGATGTGATTGACAAGCTCGACCAGATCATCATCCGCCAGCAACAGACCATCGACGCCCTGGTTGCGCAGGTGCG contains:
- a CDS encoding EAL domain-containing protein, giving the protein MPSDHSATEHWSNSKPFSEEDNPWKLALEGSGLGVWDYNMATGEQSFSARWQEILGYEVGEVKPNFEAFVRLVHPDDVALMQQTFRNYLDGKTPVYTLDMRMRHKDGSWRWIVTRGMVVQRDPEGQPLRIIGTHTDITDRKAVEAELLKRSNLLRDTLSSISQGIFVFNGQMQLSSFNARACELLNLDAEFLSTQPTLKEMNQRQMDRGDFGPRLELVDDHARSYVASGGEAPLPSQYLRVTTQGRTLEVKSQLLPDGGMVRTFTDVSDYVQAKSDRLRLDKLLASMQSLAQVGGWEVDLVADHVYWTEGVYRIFETSAQEYTPTTAMGTVERFFLPESVALLRESYYGDKQSHDLELQAITTKGRRIWLHSVGTSKKVEGKLVLRTSVIQNITEAKVAQAALLDTENRWKLALESTGDGVWDWHISTGIEYFSKRLIEMYGFVEGELGNTAEELDRRTHPDDLEQMELDREAHFSGQAPTYHNEHRVLCKDGTWKWVLSRGMVISRDADGRPLRMIGTHTDITERKNAEALIRQQAFFDTLTGLPNRRMLRYRLEQEIKRCRRDGLQLAILFIDLDHFKEVNDTLGHDSGDQLLVEAATRLKHCVRDSDTVARMGGDEFTIILTDISNTNHLEPLLQKILRSMDALFQIGDEQVFVSASIGITMYPLDATEIEDLLKNADQALYVAKGEGRNRFSFFTPALQEAAQTRVRLASDLRTALNDGQFRVLYQPIIELGTGVIRKAEALIRWQHPKRGMVSPAAFIPIAESSGLIVDIGDWVFQQAAAQVQKWRHTLHPDFQISVNRSPVQFRHVDTGQAPWGMQMQAMGLPGEALVVEITEGLLLDTSEVVGEQLLAFGDAGIKVSLDDFGTGYSSLAYLQKFDIDYIKIDQSFVRHLIPDSTDLALCKAIIVMAHALGMKVIAEGVETEQQRQLLLEAGCDYGQGYLFARPVSPDELETLVKIM
- a CDS encoding SlyX family protein, with translation MTHTNDIERRLEALEIKASFAEDVIDKLDQIIIRQQQTIDALVAQVRDLRELSASTAEGGQARTLRDELPPHY